Proteins encoded together in one Onychomys torridus chromosome 1, mOncTor1.1, whole genome shotgun sequence window:
- the LOC118573973 gene encoding guanine nucleotide-binding protein G(I)/G(S)/G(O) subunit gamma-10-like, whose translation MSSRASVSTMQHLVEQVKLDAGMERIKVPQAVTEFQQYCMQNACKDALLLGVPAGSNPFREPRSCALL comes from the coding sequence ATGTCTTCCAGGGCCAGCGTGAGTACCATGCAGCACCTGGTGGAGCAGGTCAAGCTGGATGCTGGCATGGAGAGAATCAAGGTGCCTCAGGCAGTCACAGAGTTTCAGCAGTACTGCATGCAGAATGCTTGCAAGGACGCCCTGCTGCTTGGGGTTCCAGCTGGAAGCAACCCCTTCCGAGAGCCCAGATCCTGCGCTTTACTGTGA